AGTATTACACCCGCTACGGCTATCCGCGCGCTCAGGCCGAGGAGCGCCACGCCCGCATCATGGCCGCGTTCGACGGCGGGCAGCTGGTAACGTTTGAGGAATCGTATGACCGGCCCGGCGGCACGCGCCACCAGCTGCGCTGCCTGCAGCCCGTGTTTCATGCCGACGGCACGCCGCACCTGCTGGTGGCCTACGGCATCGACATCACCGAGCGCGTGCTCACGGAGCAGGCCCTGCGCCACGCCAAGCTGGCGGCCGAAAGCGCGGTGCGGGCCCGCGAGATTTTCCTGGCCAACATGAGCCACGAAATCCGCACGCCCATGAACGCCATCCTGGGCATGAGCCAGCTCTTGGCCAAAACCCCGCTGGAGCCCGACCAGGACAGCTACCGCCAAGCCATTGCCACCTCGGCCGAACACCTCCTGGTCATCATCAACGACATTCTGGACCTCTCGAAGCTGGAGGCCGGCAAGATGACGCTGGAGCACATGGGCTTCGAGCCCGTTCAGCTGCTGGCCGAAGTGGACCAGACCCTGCACTACCGCGCCGTGGAAAAAGGCCTGACCCTGCTCACCCGGGTGGCGCCCACGGTGCCGTCGGTGCTCATCGGCGACCCCTACCGCATCCGGCAGGTGCTGCTGAACCTGGCCGGCAACGCCATCAAGTTCACCGACGCCGGGCAGGTGAGCGTGAGCTGCGAGTTTGTGCCCGGCACAGAAGATGAACCCGGCGAGGTGGTGTTTGAAGTGGCCGATACGGGCGTGGGCATCGAGCCGGAGTTTGTGCAGAAGATTTTTCAGGAATTCAGCCAGGAAGACTCGTCCGTGACGCGCAAGTTTGGCGGCACCGGCCTGGGCTTGAGCATCTGCCGCAACCTGCTGGGCCTGATGGGCAGCGACGTGCAGCTCGAAAGCGAGAAAAACCAGGGCACGGTGATGCGCTTTGCCCTGCGCCTGCCCGTGGGCACCGTGCACGACCTGCCGCCCAAGGAAGTGCTGCCGCCCGACAGCCCCATGCGCAACGACCTGCGCAACAAGCAGGTGCTGCTGGTGGAAGACAACCGCTTCAACCGCCAGATTGCCAAAACCTTTCTCACCCACGCCCACGTGCAGGTGACCGAGGCCGAGCACGGCGCCCTGGCCGTGGAGCTGGCCCGCCACCAGCCCTTCGACCTCATTCTGATGGACATTCAGATGCCGGTGATGGACGGCTACGCGGCCACCGCGCTGCTGCGCCGGCAGCTGGGCCTGACCACGCCCATTGTGGCCCTCACGGCCAACGCCATCAAGGGGGAGCGCGAAAAGTGCCTGGCCGCGGGCATGAGCGACTACCTGGCCAAGCCATTTAAGGAAGAAAGCCTGCTAAAGATGCTGAGCAAGTGGGTGCTGCCCCACATGGCTCCGGCCGAAGAAGAAGACCACCCGGAAATGGCACCGGCAGCCGTTGCCGCGCCCGCCACTGCCGACGGGGAGGTGAAGCTCTACCAAGTAGAAGAGTTGCTGAAGGTGGGGCAGGGTGACCTCGACTTTGTGGCCTTTATGCTGGACACCTTTCTGGAAAGCTGCGAGGAAGCCTTGCGCGAGCTGAGTGAAGGCATGCAGCAAGCCGACATCGGCCTGCTGAAGGAGGCGGCCCACAAGCTGCGGCCCAACCTGGTGCACCTGGGCGCCCTGCACCTGCTGCCGCCCGTGGAAGCGCTGGATGAGTGGCAGGGCGGCTTCCGGCGCGATGCCCTGGAGCCGCTGGTGGAATCGGTGGGCCTGTTGCTGCGCGAAATCATGCTCCAGATTCGGCTCGATTTGGAGGAATAGCCCACGGTGGCAACTTCTGAGGGCGGCGGGGCGTTGGGGGAGCTTGTAGTTTTGCAAGACCGCCCGGCCCGCCGCGCGGCGCGTGAGGACCCGTGTTTATGATTTCGTTGACTGCTTCGGCCCGGCCGATTTCGCGCAAGGCCCACCGTGTGGCCGTGAGCGCCTTGTTTTTCCTGTTGGGCCTGTGCTTTGCGACCTGGGCGTCGCGCATTCCGAGCGTGCAGCAGCGCATGGGCATTTCGGAAGCCGCGCTGGGCGGCGTGCTGCTGGCCATTCCGCTGGGGCAACTGCTGTCGCTGCCCTTCACGGGCTGGCTGGTGGCCAAAGAAGGCAGCCGCAAGGTGGTGCTGTGGGGCGTGGTGCTGTATGCGGCCGCGCTGCTGGGCCTGGGCTGGGCCGCTAACCTCTACCAGCTGGTGCCCTGCCTGGTGCTGTTTGGCGTGGGCGGCAACCTCACCAATATCTCGGTAAATACCCAGGCCGTGGGCGTGGAGCGGCTCTACAAGCACCGGCCCATCATGGCCTCGTTTCACGGCCTGTGGAGTTTGGCGGGGTTTGTGGCGGCGGCCATTGGCTCGTTCATGATTGGGCACGCCGTAGCGCCGGGCCTGCATTTTATTTTCATTGCGCTATTTATTCTGGCGGGCCTGGCCGTGAGCGCCGGTTACACCGTGCGCCAGGACAGCAACGTGGACCCCGACCAACCCATCTTCGTGAAGCCCGATAAGGAGCTGCTGGGGTTGGGCGCCATTGCCTTCTGCGCGCTCATTTGCGAAGGGGCCATGTTCGACTGGAGCGGCGTGTATTTTAAGAAAGTCATTCAGGCGGAGCCGCGCTGGGTGGGGGCGGGCTACACGGCCTTCATGAGCACCATGGCGCTGGGGCGTTTCGGGGCCGACTGGCTGGCCCATCGCCTGGGGCCGAAGCGCGTGATTCAGCTCTGCGGCCTGCTCACCGCTACGGGCCTGCTGATTGCGGTGCTTCTGCCCATGCTGCCCACGGCGTTGCTGGGCTTTTTGCTGGTGGGATTTGGCACGTCGGCGGTGGTGCCGCTGGTGTACTCGGCGGCGGGCAAATCCACGCACATGTCGGCCGGCATGGCGCTGGCCTCGGTGTCGACGATTGGGTTTTTCGGGTTTCTGCTGGGCCCGCCGGTGATTGGCATGGTGGCCGGGGCCACGAGCCTGCGCGTGTCATTTGCCTTCATTGCCTTCATGGGGCTGTGCGTGTCGGCGGTGGCGGGCCGGGTGCGGGTGTAGGGCGGAACAGGGGTGGGAAAAGAACGTCATGCAGAGCGCAGCGAAGCATCTCGCTCGGAGCAGCAACCCTTTTCCTGCGATTGAGTTACTACCCCGAGCGAGATGCTTCGCTGCGCTCTGCATGACGTTCCGCTACTCCTTTTATACTTCAAAACACCCCCATGCCCGAAACCTCACAAGTGACCAAATACGCCTGGGACGACATGCCCAAGGAGCAGCTCTCCGACCAGCTGTCGCGGCGCCTCATCACCGGCGATAAAATGATGCTGGCCCACGTCTACCTCAAAAAAGGCTGCATCGTGCCCCTACACCATCACGAAAACGAGCAGATTACCTACATTCTGGAAGGCGCCCTGCGGTTTCATATCGGTGCCGAAGACGGCGAGGAGGTCATTGTGCGGGTGGGCGAAGTGCTGCACATTCCCTCCAACGTGCCGCACATGGCCGAGGCGCTGGAAGACACGCTGGACGTGGACATCTTCAGCCCGCCCCGCCAAGACTGGCTCGACAAATCGGACGACTACCTGCGTAAAAAGTAGGCTCATGGACCTCGGACTACAAGGCAAAGTGGCCCTGGTGGCCGCCGCCAGCAAAGGCCTGGGCCGCGCCGTGGCCGAAGAACTGGCGGCCGAAGGTGCCTCGCTGGTGCTCTGCGCCCGCGGAGATGAAGCCTTGCGCGCCACCTGTGCCGCCATCGAGGCCGCTCACGGCGTGCCCGTTCTCGGCCTGACCGCCGACGTGGCCAACCCCGCCGACGTGGCCCGCTTGGTGCAGGCCGCCCAAGAAAAATTTGGCCGCATTGATATACTGGTGACTAACGCCGGCGGCCCGCCCGCCGGCACCTTCGATTCGCTGAGTGCCGAGCAGTGGCAGGCTGCCACCGGCTTGCTCCTCACCAGCGTGGTGGAGCTGACGCGCGCCGTGCTGCCGGGCATGAAGGCGCAGGGCTGGGGCCGCATTCTCAACATCACTTCCATCTCGGTGAAGCAGCCGGTGGAAAACCTGATGCTCTCGAATAGCCTGCGGGCGGCCGTGACGGGCATGGCGCGCACGCTGGCCACGGAGGTGGCCCCGTTTGGCATCACCGTCAACAACATTCTGCCCGGCTACACGCGCACCGAGCGGGTGGTGAACCTGGCCGACGCCACAGCCGCCAGGGAAGGCATTTCGGCCGCCGACGCCACCGCCCGCTGGGAAAACCAGATTCCGATGCGCCGCCTGGGCGAGCCGCGGGAGTTTGCGGCGCTGGCGGCGTTTCTGTGCTCGGAGCGGGCCAGCTACATCACCGGCACGTCCATCCCAGTAGACGGCGGCTGGATACGCTCGCTGCTGTAACCTCTGCAGCCGGCTGCGTATAAGAAACAGAGCGTCATGCTGAGCGCAGTCGAAGCATCTCTCCCGCAGCAGTAAAACCAATTACTTGTGCGGGAGAGATGCTTCGACTGCGCTCAGCATGACGTTCTGCTTTCAATCGGCCACGCTCTCACTATTTCCGCTCTTCATTTTGACCGAAAACCTCACCCACCGGCAGAAGATGCTCACCTTCGGCGGCATTCTGCTGGCCATGTTTCTGGGGGCGCTGGACCAAACCATTGTGTCGACGGCGCTGCCGCGCATCGTGGCCGACTTGCAGGGGCTCGATAGGTTTACGTGGGTGGCCACGGCGTACCTGGTGGCCAGCACGGCGCTGGTGCCCATTTACGGCAAGCTGGCCGATATGTATTCGCGGCGCACCATCGAGGTGACGGCGGTGAGCATTTTTCTGGTGGGCTCGATGCTGTGTGGGCTGGCCGGCGAGTTTGGCCCGCTGCCGCTGCTGGGCGATGGCATGAACCAGCTGGTGGTGTTTCGGGCCATTCAGGGCCTGGGCGGCGCGGGGCTGTTTGCCATGGCCTTCATCATCATTGCCGACCTATTTGCCCCGGCCGAGCGGGGGCGCTACCAGGGCTTTACGGGGGCGGTATTTGGCACCTCGTCGGTGCTGGGGCCGCTGCTGGGCGGCTTTCTGACTGACCGCGGCACCGGGCTGATTCCGGGCGTGGCCGGCTGGCGGCTGGTGTTCTACGTGAACCTGCCGCTGGGCGCGCTGGCCCTCTGGTTCATTCTCACGCAAATGCCTCCCCTGCGCCCGCGCACCGAGCCCAAGCCGTTCGATTTCCTCTCGGCCGTGCTGCTGATGGTGGGCCTGGGACCCTTGGTGGTGGCGTTGCAGCTCAACAAAGCCCAGTACGGCTGGACGTCGCCGCTCACGCTGGGGCTGCTGGCCGTGGCCGTGCTGGCGCTGGGCTTGTTCGTGGTGCGCAGCCTGCGGCACGAAAACCCCATTCTCAACTTTGGGCTGTTCAAAAACCGCGTGTTTCGGACGGCCAACGCGGCGCTGTTTCTGATGGGCGGCGCGTTTCTGGGCGTCATCATTTTCGAGCCGCTGTTCATGGTGAACGTGCTGGGCGAAACGGCCACCCGCGCCGGCATCAGCCTCATTCCCATGTCGCTGGGCGTGGTCACGGGGTCGATGCTGGCCGGCCAGATGGTGTCGCGCTTCGGCCACTACAAGCGCTGGATGCTGGCCGGGCTCGCGCTGCTGCTCGTGGGGCTGTCGCTGCTGGCCACCATGCCCGTCGACGTGCCCTACTACCGCGTGCTGATGTACCTGGCCATCTGCGGGCTGGGGCTGGGGCCCACCATGCCACTCTACACCCTGGCCGTGCAAAACGCCACCGAGCCCGCGCTGATGGGTCAGGCCACCTCGGCCAGTCAGTTTTTTCGGCAGATTGGCGGGGCCATCGCGGCCTCGGTGCTGGGCACGGTGCTCACCCTCACCCTGGCCCAAAACCTGCCCGCCACGGCCGCCAGCTCCGCCGCGCAGCAAACAGTGGTGGCCGAAGGCCCGGCGCTACCTTCGGCCACTGCCACCGGCCGGCCGAACGAGGCCATGCGCCAAGCCTTCTCCAAAGCCATTTCGCGGGTGTACTTCTTCAATATTTTCCTGGTGGTGGGCGGGCTAATTATGACGCTGTTTGTGCCAGAGCTGCCGCTGCGCAAGGCCAATGAGCAGGTACCAGTGGCGGCAGAGTGACGTCCGCCCCCGGTCCGACGGCGCAGCCGTCCGACCGGTCTTCGTGAGTACCGTCTGCGACCAGCCCTGAGGATACCATTCAACGATTTCGTCCTTGTGACGACTGGTCGGACGGCTGCGCCGTCGGACCGGAGTAGCCGCTAGTGCTTGCCCAGCCCCACCCAGCCGCGGCGCATGGCGTAATACACGGCCGTGCCTACCACCAGGCCCACGAGGTAGCCATAGGGCAGCCCGGCGCACAGCAGGCCCACCAGCAACGCCACCAGCAGTTCGCTCCGGTCGCCGCTGATGTCGCGCAGCAGCGTGGCCAGCGACAGCGCCTCGAACAGCAGCAGCACGCCCAGCACCGGCAGCGGAAAAATCTGCACCACCTCGGCAAAGCCCTGGCTAAAAAACAGGCCCATCACCAGGAAAATGCCGCCGTAGATGACCACCGAGCCGCCCGTGCGCGCCCCAAATGCGTAATGACCCACCATTCCCCCCGAACCGTGGCACACCGGAAAGCCGCCGAAAAATGGATTTACCAGATTCATCAGCGCGTAGGTGAAGCTGATTTTGCGGGTGGTGAGCTGTCGTTCGGGAAATAAATCGTGCGCCACCTGCCGGGTGGCCAGCACCGAGTTGCCGAGCGACAGCGGAATCTGGGGCAGCGCCAGCAGCACGGCGCCGGTGAGGATGTCGGCCGTTTGGGGCAGGTGCCAGGTGGGCAGGTGCAGGCCCACGGCCTTTTGGGCGGTGGCCAAATCGAGCTTGAACATCAGTGCATACGCCACGCCCAGGGCAATGACGATGAGCGCCGCCGGCCAGCGCCGGTTGCCAAACAGCACTACCGTCACCGCGAAGGCCGCGGCCGCCAGCGCATAGCCCGCCGCACCGTCGGCGCCCACGTACTTGGTGAGGGCCAGCGTGGAGAGCTGCAGCGCCAGCCCAAACTGGATGCCGCGCACCACGGCCTTGGGCACCAGCCGCCCCAGCGCATCAATAAGCCCCGTCACCGACAGGAAAAACATGCTGACCCCAATGGCCAGCCCACCGCCAAAAATGACCCGTCCAGGCAGTTTCTGGGCAATAACCAGCGCCGCAAACGCTTTGAGCGGCTGCACCGGCATGGGCATGCGGTACCACAAGCCGGTGAACACCTGCATCAGCCCAAACATCACCAATACCCCGGCGCTGTCGATGCCCGAGGCGGCGATGACGCCAATGAGCAGCGGCAGGTCGGTGCCCAGGTCACCGAAGGCGCCGGCCACCTCGTTGCGGTCGAAGCGAATGGGCGGACGGGTAGGGGCGGGGGGCGCTGGTTGGGCTTGGGTGAGGGTCATGGTAAACGTGAACAGCTGAGCTTACTTAGCATTACTCCTCATCGCGTAGTCGCGTTCTGGCTTCGGCAACCAACGTGGCAAAGTTTGCCTGCAGCAGTTCTGGTAATTGCTTCTCAAGCAAGCATTCTACGTTCCAAAGCGCACGTTGCTCGGCTTGGTCCTCAAACAACTCTGGTTGGTCTGTTGAATTTATTCGATGCAGAAATTCGAACAACACCAAAGCCTCGTCTTTTGATAGGTTAAGTAGGGGTTGGTCTTGGCTAGACATGCTTGCTGGTCATTGGTTTACGTTTGTGGTAGTTCCGACCACATCATTTCCTGTTCTTCAACAGGCGCGCCAATTCGCTGGCTTGCTCAGCGGCCTCGCCCAGGTACTCGCCACTCGTGTAGCCTTTGCGGAAACGCAGCGGCTTAAGGCGCTTGCCCAGAGCATCGACGGCCATTTCGTGGTCGAGGGCGCCTTCGTTGTGGGCCAGGAACACGGTGGCCACGCCGTTGCCAATGAAGTTGGTGATGCTGCGCGCTTCCGACATAAACCTATCCACGCCCAGCAGCAGGGCCAAGCCTTCCACCGGAATCACTTTCATGGCCGTGAGGGTGCTGGCCAGCACCACGAAGCCGCTGCCGGCCACGCCCGCCGCGCCTTTCGAGGTCACCATCAGAATGCCCATCATGGTCAGAATCTGGCCCGCGGAGAGGTCGACGTGGAATACCTGCGCCAGGAACAACGTGGACAGCGAGAGGTAGATGGTGGTGCCGTCGAGGTTGAAAGAGTAGCCCGTGGGCACCACCAGTCCCACCACCGGCTGGGCGCAGCCCATGCGCTCCAGCTTTTCCATGAGGCCCGGCAGACCGGCTTCCGACGACGAAGTGCCCAGCACAATCAGCAGCTCGGCCTTGAGGTATTTGAGGAACGACCACATGCCCACGCCGCAATAGCGCAGAATGGCTCCCAGCACCACAAAAACGAACACACCCATGGTCAGATACACGGTCACCATGAGCTTGCCCAGCGGGAGCAGCGTGGCAATGCCGTACTTGCCGATGGTGAAAGCCATGCCCCCAAACGCCCCAATGGGCGCCAGCAGCATCACCAGGT
This DNA window, taken from Hymenobacter sp. 5317J-9, encodes the following:
- a CDS encoding response regulator, which encodes MRQALAAAQAEAATAAQRLEEQQDFYETILNNLKVEVVAFDTEHRYQFVNALCFKDPHMRRWVIGKNDFDYCDLRDLPVELAENRRLAFAKAVQSHTESRWEETLPSATGPRRILRQFIPVFRPDGQLRMVVGTGTDITKRWLAEQKLAEQREFYEFTLDHIPCDLGVFDAQGRYLYVNAVGIKDPVRRRWVIGKDNVEYYTRYGYPRAQAEERHARIMAAFDGGQLVTFEESYDRPGGTRHQLRCLQPVFHADGTPHLLVAYGIDITERVLTEQALRHAKLAAESAVRAREIFLANMSHEIRTPMNAILGMSQLLAKTPLEPDQDSYRQAIATSAEHLLVIINDILDLSKLEAGKMTLEHMGFEPVQLLAEVDQTLHYRAVEKGLTLLTRVAPTVPSVLIGDPYRIRQVLLNLAGNAIKFTDAGQVSVSCEFVPGTEDEPGEVVFEVADTGVGIEPEFVQKIFQEFSQEDSSVTRKFGGTGLGLSICRNLLGLMGSDVQLESEKNQGTVMRFALRLPVGTVHDLPPKEVLPPDSPMRNDLRNKQVLLVEDNRFNRQIAKTFLTHAHVQVTEAEHGALAVELARHQPFDLILMDIQMPVMDGYAATALLRRQLGLTTPIVALTANAIKGEREKCLAAGMSDYLAKPFKEESLLKMLSKWVLPHMAPAEEEDHPEMAPAAVAAPATADGEVKLYQVEELLKVGQGDLDFVAFMLDTFLESCEEALRELSEGMQQADIGLLKEAAHKLRPNLVHLGALHLLPPVEALDEWQGGFRRDALEPLVESVGLLLREIMLQIRLDLEE
- a CDS encoding MFS transporter, with translation MISLTASARPISRKAHRVAVSALFFLLGLCFATWASRIPSVQQRMGISEAALGGVLLAIPLGQLLSLPFTGWLVAKEGSRKVVLWGVVLYAAALLGLGWAANLYQLVPCLVLFGVGGNLTNISVNTQAVGVERLYKHRPIMASFHGLWSLAGFVAAAIGSFMIGHAVAPGLHFIFIALFILAGLAVSAGYTVRQDSNVDPDQPIFVKPDKELLGLGAIAFCALICEGAMFDWSGVYFKKVIQAEPRWVGAGYTAFMSTMALGRFGADWLAHRLGPKRVIQLCGLLTATGLLIAVLLPMLPTALLGFLLVGFGTSAVVPLVYSAAGKSTHMSAGMALASVSTIGFFGFLLGPPVIGMVAGATSLRVSFAFIAFMGLCVSAVAGRVRV
- a CDS encoding cupin domain-containing protein, giving the protein MPETSQVTKYAWDDMPKEQLSDQLSRRLITGDKMMLAHVYLKKGCIVPLHHHENEQITYILEGALRFHIGAEDGEEVIVRVGEVLHIPSNVPHMAEALEDTLDVDIFSPPRQDWLDKSDDYLRKK
- a CDS encoding SDR family oxidoreductase, with protein sequence MDLGLQGKVALVAAASKGLGRAVAEELAAEGASLVLCARGDEALRATCAAIEAAHGVPVLGLTADVANPADVARLVQAAQEKFGRIDILVTNAGGPPAGTFDSLSAEQWQAATGLLLTSVVELTRAVLPGMKAQGWGRILNITSISVKQPVENLMLSNSLRAAVTGMARTLATEVAPFGITVNNILPGYTRTERVVNLADATAAREGISAADATARWENQIPMRRLGEPREFAALAAFLCSERASYITGTSIPVDGGWIRSLL
- a CDS encoding MDR family MFS transporter, which translates into the protein MTFCFQSATLSLFPLFILTENLTHRQKMLTFGGILLAMFLGALDQTIVSTALPRIVADLQGLDRFTWVATAYLVASTALVPIYGKLADMYSRRTIEVTAVSIFLVGSMLCGLAGEFGPLPLLGDGMNQLVVFRAIQGLGGAGLFAMAFIIIADLFAPAERGRYQGFTGAVFGTSSVLGPLLGGFLTDRGTGLIPGVAGWRLVFYVNLPLGALALWFILTQMPPLRPRTEPKPFDFLSAVLLMVGLGPLVVALQLNKAQYGWTSPLTLGLLAVAVLALGLFVVRSLRHENPILNFGLFKNRVFRTANAALFLMGGAFLGVIIFEPLFMVNVLGETATRAGISLIPMSLGVVTGSMLAGQMVSRFGHYKRWMLAGLALLLVGLSLLATMPVDVPYYRVLMYLAICGLGLGPTMPLYTLAVQNATEPALMGQATSASQFFRQIGGAIAASVLGTVLTLTLAQNLPATAASSAAQQTVVAEGPALPSATATGRPNEAMRQAFSKAISRVYFFNIFLVVGGLIMTLFVPELPLRKANEQVPVAAE
- a CDS encoding putative sulfate/molybdate transporter, with the protein product MTLTQAQPAPPAPTRPPIRFDRNEVAGAFGDLGTDLPLLIGVIAASGIDSAGVLVMFGLMQVFTGLWYRMPMPVQPLKAFAALVIAQKLPGRVIFGGGLAIGVSMFFLSVTGLIDALGRLVPKAVVRGIQFGLALQLSTLALTKYVGADGAAGYALAAAAFAVTVVLFGNRRWPAALIVIALGVAYALMFKLDLATAQKAVGLHLPTWHLPQTADILTGAVLLALPQIPLSLGNSVLATRQVAHDLFPERQLTTRKISFTYALMNLVNPFFGGFPVCHGSGGMVGHYAFGARTGGSVVIYGGIFLVMGLFFSQGFAEVVQIFPLPVLGVLLLFEALSLATLLRDISGDRSELLVALLVGLLCAGLPYGYLVGLVVGTAVYYAMRRGWVGLGKH
- a CDS encoding cation:dicarboxylase symporter family transporter encodes the protein MKFKKLSRNLTLWVLLAIVAGALLGHFRPAEAVQMEFLGKRFIDVVKLFINPIIFLTITLGISTMGDLKKVGRIGGKALLYFEIVTTLALLIGVGVAALVRPGAGVSTGKLDTGKVSEFTKRATDFSWTHFLADNLTLQVLLVAIALGIILSKYAGRKPIIHFLKEASKYVFRGLHLVMLLAPIGAFGGMAFTIGKYGIATLLPLGKLMVTVYLTMGVFVFVVLGAILRYCGVGMWSFLKYLKAELLIVLGTSSSEAGLPGLMEKLERMGCAQPVVGLVVPTGYSFNLDGTTIYLSLSTLFLAQVFHVDLSAGQILTMMGILMVTSKGAAGVAGSGFVVLASTLTAMKVIPVEGLALLLGVDRFMSEARSITNFIGNGVATVFLAHNEGALDHEMAVDALGKRLKPLRFRKGYTSGEYLGEAAEQASELARLLKNRK